One Natator depressus isolate rNatDep1 chromosome 6, rNatDep2.hap1, whole genome shotgun sequence DNA window includes the following coding sequences:
- the PSMA1 gene encoding proteasome subunit alpha type-1 — MFRNQYDNDVTVWSPQGRIHQIEYAMEAVKQGSATVGLKSKTHAVLVALKRAQSELAAHQKKILYVDNHIGISIAGLTADARLLCNFMRQECLDSRFVFDRPLPVSRLVSLIGSKTQIPTQRYGRRPYGVGLLIAGYDDMGPHIFQTCPSANYFDCRAMSIGARSQSARTYLERRMAEFVDCNLNELVKHGLRALRETLPAEQDLTTKNVSIGIVGKEMEFTIYDDDDVAPFLEGLEERPQRKLAPPAEEPAEKAEEPMEH; from the exons aTG TTTCGCAACCAGTATGACAATGATGTCACTGTCTGGAGCCCTCAG GGCCGAATTCATCAAATAGAATATGCTATGGAAGCTGTCAAGCAAGGCTCAGCTACTGTGGGGCTGAAGTCAAAAACCCATGCTGTTCTGGTTGCTCTAAAG AGAGCACAGTCTGAATTGGCAGCTCATCAGAAAAAAATCCTGTATGTTGACAACCATATTGGCATCTCAATTGCTGGGCTTACTGCTGATGCAAGACTGTTGTG taatttcatgcgTCAGGAGTGTCTGGATTCTAGATTTGTGTTTGACAGACCTCTCCCAGTGTCCCGTCTAGTGTCTCTAATTGGAAGCA AAACCCAGATACCAACACAGCGATATGGCAGAAGACCATATGGTGTAGGACTGCTCATTGCAGGTTATGAT GATATGGGTCCTCACATCTTCCAAACTTGTCCTTCTGCAAACTATTTTGACTGCAGAGCTATGTCCATTGGTGCTCGTTCACAATCCGCCCGAACTTATTTGGAGAGACGCATGGCTGAGTTTGTTGACT GTAACCTGAATGAGCTAGTTAAACATGGTCTGCGGGCTCTCAGAGAGACCCTTCCTGCAGAACAGGATCTGACCACCAAG AATGTTTCCATTGGAATTGTTGGCAAAGAAATGGAGTTTACTATCTACGATGATGATGATGTGGCGCCATTCCTGGAGGGACTTGAAGAAAGACCACAGAGGAAG CTTGCTCCACCTGCTGAGGAacctgcagaaaaggcagaagaacCAATGGAACACTAA